A region from the Bactrocera dorsalis isolate Fly_Bdor chromosome 1, ASM2337382v1, whole genome shotgun sequence genome encodes:
- the LOC105231182 gene encoding RNA-binding protein 25 isoform X6, translating to MSELRQRLEEESRIQLERRINARALREVERERLLIIEGKTDEIPAELADDPIFVVNKIANKEIQKERAKLKTNRERNAERLKAQGSKWERERQKYVEEEQMRVEKIKERNKQQNELEEQYKAEDAERGMDLLRIDNEEWRECEQDLKRFLEEERAKMKERSMRVPTPFTSDKLDILNIVRARKKFREAEQRICKELEEGAKPKPVAKDIKLTKELAEKTAVIQKHVQDIIQAETEGIFEPAISKEAAKEMSEREKEERQRRKYLDDASDVSTESEIYEQGSTISESKRRHAAELEEEMEYDVERGYLISKAQFEQLRYHDDKILMLQKASDMRELYQLAEEIIIGERVEEEVVEEEMVEEEEQPVYEEEEEEEPLDNNF from the exons ATGAGTGAACTGCGCCAGCGGCTGGAAGAGGAAAGCCGCATACAGCTGGAGCGTCGCATAAACGCCAGAGCG CTCCGCGAGGTGGAACGTGAGCGTCTGCTAATCATCGAAGGCAAAACGGACGAAATACCTGCTGAACTGGCCGATGATCCCATCTTTGTTGTCAATAAAATTGCGAATAAAGAAATCCAAAAGGAGCGTGCCAAG CTCAAAACCAATCGTGAGCGCAATGCGGAACGCTTAAAGGCGCAAGGTTCTAAATGGGAACGCGAAAGGCAAAAGTATGTGGAGGAAGAACAAATGCGCGTTGAGAAGATAAAAGAGCGCAACAAGCAGCAAAATGAGCTTGAAGAACAGTACAAGGCCGAAGATGCGGAGCGTGGCATGGATTTACTGCG CATCGACAATGAGGAGTGGCGCGAGTGTGAACAGGACCTCAAGCGCTTCCTGGAGGAGGAGCGCGCCAAAATGAAGGAGCGCTCAATGCGCGTGCCGACACCATTCACATCGGATAAATTggatatattaaatattgtgcGTGCCAG gaAAAAGTTCCGCGAAGCCGAACAACGTATATGCAAAGAATTAGAGGAGGGCGCCAAACCAAAACCAGTTGCTAAAGATATTAAACTCACCAAGGAGTTGGCGGAAAAGACG GCTGTCATACAAAAGCATGTACAAGATATCATACAAGCCGAAACCGAAGGCATCTTCGAGCCGGCTATAAGCAAAGAGGCGGCCAAAGAGATGTCTGAGCGTGAGAAGGAAGAGCGACAACGGCGCAAATACTTGGATGATGCCTCCGACGTTTCCACTGAATCGGAGATCTACGAACAGGGCAGCACCATAAGCGAATCGAAGCGGCGTCATGCAGCCGAGCTGGAGGAAGAAATGGAGTATGATGTGGAGCGTGGTTATCTCATTTCCAAAGCACAATTTGAGCAGTTACGCTATCATGATGATAAGATACTTATGCTGCAGAAAGCATCG GATATGCGTGAACTATATCAACTGGCCGAGGAGATAATAATTGGCGAACGTGTTGAGGAAGAAGTCGTAGAGGAAGAAATGGTGGAAGAGGAAGAGCAACCGGTCTACGAGGAGGAGGAGGAGGAGGAGCCCTTAGATAACAATTTCTAA
- the LOC105231182 gene encoding RNA-binding protein 25 isoform X5: MNKTEAVVAKEESSDFNLPRISAALERLIGTNVVRLTDHKFMSELRQRLEEESRIQLERRINARALREVERERLLIIEGKTDEIPAELADDPIFVVNKIANKEIQKERAKLKTNRERNAERLKAQGSKWERERQKYVEEEQMRVEKIKERNKQQNELEEQYKAEDAERGMDLLRIDNEEWRECEQDLKRFLEEERAKMKERSMRVPTPFTSDKLDILNIVRARKKFREAEQRICKELEEGAKPKPVAKDIKLTKELAEKTAVIQKHVQDIIQAETEGIFEPAISKEAAKEMSEREKEERQRRKYLDDASDVSTESEIYEQGSTISESKRRHAAELEEEMEYDVERGYLISKAQFEQLRYHDDKILMLQKASDMRELYQLAEEIIIGERVEEEVVEEEMVEEEEQPVYEEEEEEEPLDNNF; encoded by the exons ATGAACAAAACCGAAGCAGTTGTTGCGAAGGAAGAAAGCAGCGA TTTCAATTTACCACGCATTAGTGCTGCCTTGGAGCGTTTAATTGGCACAAATGTGGTGCGTCTAACCGATCATAAATTCATGAGTGAACTGCGCCAGCGGCTGGAAGAGGAAAGCCGCATACAGCTGGAGCGTCGCATAAACGCCAGAGCG CTCCGCGAGGTGGAACGTGAGCGTCTGCTAATCATCGAAGGCAAAACGGACGAAATACCTGCTGAACTGGCCGATGATCCCATCTTTGTTGTCAATAAAATTGCGAATAAAGAAATCCAAAAGGAGCGTGCCAAG CTCAAAACCAATCGTGAGCGCAATGCGGAACGCTTAAAGGCGCAAGGTTCTAAATGGGAACGCGAAAGGCAAAAGTATGTGGAGGAAGAACAAATGCGCGTTGAGAAGATAAAAGAGCGCAACAAGCAGCAAAATGAGCTTGAAGAACAGTACAAGGCCGAAGATGCGGAGCGTGGCATGGATTTACTGCG CATCGACAATGAGGAGTGGCGCGAGTGTGAACAGGACCTCAAGCGCTTCCTGGAGGAGGAGCGCGCCAAAATGAAGGAGCGCTCAATGCGCGTGCCGACACCATTCACATCGGATAAATTggatatattaaatattgtgcGTGCCAG gaAAAAGTTCCGCGAAGCCGAACAACGTATATGCAAAGAATTAGAGGAGGGCGCCAAACCAAAACCAGTTGCTAAAGATATTAAACTCACCAAGGAGTTGGCGGAAAAGACG GCTGTCATACAAAAGCATGTACAAGATATCATACAAGCCGAAACCGAAGGCATCTTCGAGCCGGCTATAAGCAAAGAGGCGGCCAAAGAGATGTCTGAGCGTGAGAAGGAAGAGCGACAACGGCGCAAATACTTGGATGATGCCTCCGACGTTTCCACTGAATCGGAGATCTACGAACAGGGCAGCACCATAAGCGAATCGAAGCGGCGTCATGCAGCCGAGCTGGAGGAAGAAATGGAGTATGATGTGGAGCGTGGTTATCTCATTTCCAAAGCACAATTTGAGCAGTTACGCTATCATGATGATAAGATACTTATGCTGCAGAAAGCATCG GATATGCGTGAACTATATCAACTGGCCGAGGAGATAATAATTGGCGAACGTGTTGAGGAAGAAGTCGTAGAGGAAGAAATGGTGGAAGAGGAAGAGCAACCGGTCTACGAGGAGGAGGAGGAGGAGGAGCCCTTAGATAACAATTTCTAA
- the LOC105231182 gene encoding RNA-binding protein 25 isoform X4, with amino-acid sequence MARLVFSEKIKGKQRSRPRTKGWRGVSLLLEPTTKNWWEDPDVVVAFNLPRISAALERLIGTNVVRLTDHKFMSELRQRLEEESRIQLERRINARALREVERERLLIIEGKTDEIPAELADDPIFVVNKIANKEIQKERAKLKTNRERNAERLKAQGSKWERERQKYVEEEQMRVEKIKERNKQQNELEEQYKAEDAERGMDLLRIDNEEWRECEQDLKRFLEEERAKMKERSMRVPTPFTSDKLDILNIVRARKKFREAEQRICKELEEGAKPKPVAKDIKLTKELAEKTAVIQKHVQDIIQAETEGIFEPAISKEAAKEMSEREKEERQRRKYLDDASDVSTESEIYEQGSTISESKRRHAAELEEEMEYDVERGYLISKAQFEQLRYHDDKILMLQKASDMRELYQLAEEIIIGERVEEEVVEEEMVEEEEQPVYEEEEEEEPLDNNF; translated from the exons TTTCAATTTACCACGCATTAGTGCTGCCTTGGAGCGTTTAATTGGCACAAATGTGGTGCGTCTAACCGATCATAAATTCATGAGTGAACTGCGCCAGCGGCTGGAAGAGGAAAGCCGCATACAGCTGGAGCGTCGCATAAACGCCAGAGCG CTCCGCGAGGTGGAACGTGAGCGTCTGCTAATCATCGAAGGCAAAACGGACGAAATACCTGCTGAACTGGCCGATGATCCCATCTTTGTTGTCAATAAAATTGCGAATAAAGAAATCCAAAAGGAGCGTGCCAAG CTCAAAACCAATCGTGAGCGCAATGCGGAACGCTTAAAGGCGCAAGGTTCTAAATGGGAACGCGAAAGGCAAAAGTATGTGGAGGAAGAACAAATGCGCGTTGAGAAGATAAAAGAGCGCAACAAGCAGCAAAATGAGCTTGAAGAACAGTACAAGGCCGAAGATGCGGAGCGTGGCATGGATTTACTGCG CATCGACAATGAGGAGTGGCGCGAGTGTGAACAGGACCTCAAGCGCTTCCTGGAGGAGGAGCGCGCCAAAATGAAGGAGCGCTCAATGCGCGTGCCGACACCATTCACATCGGATAAATTggatatattaaatattgtgcGTGCCAG gaAAAAGTTCCGCGAAGCCGAACAACGTATATGCAAAGAATTAGAGGAGGGCGCCAAACCAAAACCAGTTGCTAAAGATATTAAACTCACCAAGGAGTTGGCGGAAAAGACG GCTGTCATACAAAAGCATGTACAAGATATCATACAAGCCGAAACCGAAGGCATCTTCGAGCCGGCTATAAGCAAAGAGGCGGCCAAAGAGATGTCTGAGCGTGAGAAGGAAGAGCGACAACGGCGCAAATACTTGGATGATGCCTCCGACGTTTCCACTGAATCGGAGATCTACGAACAGGGCAGCACCATAAGCGAATCGAAGCGGCGTCATGCAGCCGAGCTGGAGGAAGAAATGGAGTATGATGTGGAGCGTGGTTATCTCATTTCCAAAGCACAATTTGAGCAGTTACGCTATCATGATGATAAGATACTTATGCTGCAGAAAGCATCG GATATGCGTGAACTATATCAACTGGCCGAGGAGATAATAATTGGCGAACGTGTTGAGGAAGAAGTCGTAGAGGAAGAAATGGTGGAAGAGGAAGAGCAACCGGTCTACGAGGAGGAGGAGGAGGAGGAGCCCTTAGATAACAATTTCTAA